Below is a window of Dictyostelium discoideum AX4 chromosome 1 chromosome, whole genome shotgun sequence DNA.
TCCAACGTGTTTACGGTTCCAAAACCTGGAACGAATCTACATCGTCCAGTTCTCGATCTAAAAAGGTTAAACACTTACATCAACAACCAATCATTCAAGATGGAAGGAATCAAGAATCTACCGTCAATGGTCAAACAAGGTTATTACATGGTAAAACTCGATATCAAGAAAGCTTACCTCTACGTGTTAGTAGATCCACAATACAGAGACTTATTCCGCTTCGTGTGGAAAGGTTCGCACTACCGTTGGAAAACAATGCCGTTCGGGTTATCGACAGCTCCTCGTATCTTTACAATGCTGTTAAGACCTGTGCTTCGAATGTTGAGAGATATAAACGTATCCGTCATCGCTTACTTGGACGATCTATTAATCGTCGGTTCAACAAAAGAAGAATGTTTATCCAACCTCAAAAAGACAATGGACTTACTTGTCAAACTAGGTTTCAAGTTAAATCTAGAAAAGAGTGTTCTCGAACTAACTCAATCAATTACGTTTCTCGGATTACAAATCGGTTCAATATCAATGAAGCTTCTTGTTCCCaaagaaaagaagaaaagtGTCATCAAAGAAATAagaaactttttaaaactagATTGTTGCTCCCCAAGAAAGCTTGCTGGTTTAAAAGGAAAGCTAGTCGCACTGAAAGATGCATTCAGACTTTCCACTCGTCGAACAAACAAGTTTCACTCTCAGTGTCTGACTCTAGCCAATGGAGATTGGGATCAATCGTTCCCCATTCCTCAAGATGTCAAGTCAGAGATTTCACATTGGTTAACAGTTCTAAACCAATGGAATGGAAAAGAAATCAGTCTGTTTCCAAGTTACGACTATGTTCTTACAACCGATGCCTCGGAATCAGGTGCAGGTGCCACACTCAAGAAAGGAAACAAGGTAATCAAAACTTGGTCATTCCAGTGGTCAACAACTCAATCAAACATGTCGTCAAATCGTCGAGAAATGCTCGCGCTGCTAATGGCCTATCAAGCGCTATGTCAGAAACTGAACAACTGCAAGCTGAAGATTCAAACCGACAATACTACCACTCTCTCTTACATCAATCGCCAGGGTGGTCAGATACAAGATCTCTCAGTTCTGTTCGAACAACTTTGGAAACAATGCCTCAAGAAGAAAGTGAACTTGATTGGAGAGCATATTCCAGGATTCTTCAATGTAAAAGCACCTCAGCCGTCTTTCAGAGAAGAATCACAAATCATCGTCCAGAGTAATCAAGAGTTACAACTGGCAACTGAAGAAGGAAGTGTTCAATCGCATCCAACTTCAATTCGGTCAAATACAGATATATCTGTTCGCATCTCACCTCAACCATCAAACGAACAACTACTCAACAATCAGAATGAATGCACTCCACCTCGATTGGAGTCAATGGAAGCAATGTCTGGCCTTCCCACCACCCATTCTTTTGCCTTCTATCCTGGAGAAGATGAACTCATCCAGTTCGAAGAAGGTTTCTTTAATACTGATCTTCCCAATCTGGAGATCAGCAACTTGGTATCCGATGATTCAAGCACAAGTTCCTCGTCATCATCGTCACATGTTTCCTCAAGTACTGGGAACATTCCAAGAAGTATTGACCAAACAATCAGTAGAGTCGATACCAATCCAGATTCAACAACGTTGGAAACTGGGGATTATTCAACTTTCCAATATCATGTAATGTCCTTCGCTGgtacaacaaatacaaaaacAGCTGAGCTGTTAATGAAGTCTTGGGAACCTTCTACTCTCAAAGTATATAGCTCCAGTTATACAAGATTCCGCAATTTCTGTACTTTGAACTCTTTGAATCCAGCAAACATTACCTTAGTTGTTTTCATGGATTATCTTACACATCTGTTCAAACACAAACCTCCGTTAGCCTTCTCAACAATTAATGGTCATCGCTCTATGTTGAATCAGTTGTTACTCCTTAGGAATCAAACTGATATTGTTAATGATCCATTCATCACAAGAATTATGACTGGTATTCACAAGTTGCGTCCTTCATCTGCAAAGTATAAAGAGATATGGGATGCAAATCAAGTATTCAAGCACTTGTCTACTATCAAAGTCATCCCTAAGTACACATACACTGCGCTATTAAACAAGACACTTGTACTCTGTAAAACGTTTGGTTTAGCAAGATCATCAGACTTGGTGAAGTGGTCGTTCAAAGGTCTCATTATTACTACTGACTCAATCAAAGGTCCAGTTATCAATGCTAAAGAACAAAGAAATGGTGTTGTTTCAATCTTAGAATTAACTTCGTTAGATGATACTAACTCTCAAGTATGCCCTGTTCGCCACCTTGCAACATAACTTAGAGCCTCTAAAGGAAGAAGAAAGCCCCATTCGGGTGACTCTGTCTTTATTAAGAATGAGGGCGAACAGCTCCAagttaatgatattaattcaattgtatTATCCTCACTCTCAAAGTCAGGTATTGATATTGCCAAGTTCAAATCTCACTCTACCCGTTCCTCTATGGCTTCTCTGCTGTTGTCCAATAACGTTCCGTTCCACGTTGTCAAGAAGATGGGTCGTTGGAAATCAAACGATACTGTGCCGGTTcgaaattttttattcttcgAATGTTCTTGTGTAAAAGTCACTCACACTAATCTTCAATCCATTGTCACATTTGTTCAATCTTTAATCAAACAGTCCAATTTTTAAagtaatgtttttttaaaatgaaggATAGAAAGAGTGAAAGACTAATATCATAAAAGTAAACATACATAAAAGAGATAATTAAAAGTAAGGGCGTTATGAAAAACTAAACCGAAAAtcagaatttttattattatttaaattttaatttaattttatttaatttaatttaattttttatttttcaactgaaaaaataaaaaattaaaaaataaaaattaaaattaaatgaaatatttttacatGGAGATGCGCGAATTTGTTACGTTGTTGAGCTCATACTaactttaaattaatttagttttGAGTCTCCAACACCTTCCCCTTCCTTCTTTAGGCTAGCTTTGGCTTAGAGGTGGACTATAATCTCTTCGGTGTAACTTTTCTTCCTGatcttgttgttttaatttgtaaaCTAAGATCaagttcatcatcatcacttgaagtattttgatttcttgattttcttttctttgattGGTTCATTTGATTTGAGTTGGAGTTTTGTTGTCTTGGAGGAGTTGGTTGCAATGTTTGGGACCTTTGAACTTCTTGGGAGAGTGGAGGTGACACAATTGGCTCAACGGCTTCTGTAGTTACATTCTCTCTTTCTCTTCTAGAGTTCAATTGTTTCTTCTGCACGTTATTCCAATACTCTCTGACTAACTAGTTTTACGATTTGATCCTTGTTGTACACATTGTGTTTCTTTGGATAACCTACTAAATCGAGTGTTACATTATTACCATGAACGGCAGTGATTATGAATGGTCCACAATTCTTGGATTCAAGTTTGTGAGAGATTAGATCTTTTGAAAGGTTAGTTTGGaagaattttcttttaacCATCACCTTTTCTCCGACTACGAAGATAACATCACCACGACCTCGGTTGTAGTACTTTTGAGCATTGATTTGAGCATCTAGTATATTATCACGGACAATCTTTTTGATGTTGCTCATTGGTATACGAGTCTTTGTTAATGAATTGAAATGATTAACTGGAGTTGGTGGATTGAATCCATAAACGATTTGGAATGGTGACATCTTTGTAGACTTGCTCATTGATGAGTTCATTGCAAATTCAATAAGTGGAATGATATCTGAACAATTCTCCACATACTCTGTTGAGGCTTTAGTTaatattctaataatttcTCTATTCATTCTTTCAGTTTGACCATCAGCTTGTGCTCTGTGTGCCACAGTCATCTTGAGTTTAGAATCCATCGTCTTTGCCCATCTCTCACATATTTCTGAAAGGAATCTTGGATCTCTATCGGAGACGATTGTTCTTGGATAACCATGGAGTCTGAACACATGATTCAACAATAATTGAGCGGTATGTTGGGCATCTATTGTCTTATGACATGGAACTATATTAACCATTTTAGATAATCTACAAACAATGACACAAACTTGATCGACTTCAACTGTAAATCCGTTTAGTGCATACATTGTTTTTGGTAGCGATAAGAAATCGATTGATATATCTCTCCAAACTTCAAAGGGAATTTCTAAACTTTGGAGTATACCATTATCTTTACGgttaattttcaattgacaTGTTGCACAAGACTTTATGTACCTCTTGATAATAGAAAacatttctttaaaatagtAATCTTGTCTTATATTATTGTATGTTATATCTAAAGCGTAATGACCACTATATTTGGTATCGTGATATTCCCTAATGACGGTATGAATAGTTTCTTTATCTATGATGATTAATTTCTTGAACCCATCTTCACTAAGGTAacataaatcattaatttcttcaatGCATAAATTTGGATTCTTTTTCATCTCTAATAGCCATTGAGAATTGATTTGTTCTtccttaattttatttaaaaacgaTTCATCCCATTGGAAATTATCATATTTACGAGATAAGAAATCAGCTATACAATTCTTTTTACCACTTATATGTCTTAATTCATaatcaaattctttaatatatTTCATATAATTATCTTGTCTCTTTGTGAACGGTTTATCGTTTGACttattgataatatatttaagaTTTTGGTGATCAGTGTAGATTGAAACCtttttaccaattaataaatgttgAAACTTCTTTAGAGAATCAATGATTGAAAGGAACTCTCTATCACCTATGCTGTACCTCTTTTGAGTATCAGTAAGTTTTCTACTGTGAAACCAAATGACTTTGAATTTATCACCTTGAATTTGATATAATACACCTGATAATGCTTTATCATTAACATCACAATACAAGTGAAAACTACCATTgtttagattattattatctgaaTGGATTGGCATGTCTGTTGATGCTTTAACCTTTTCGATATCTATTGGTATGCAGTTATCTTGTTCAATTGGAATATCGACAATATTTTCACCTTCAAACTCTTTCTTTAGATTATTGAATTCTTTGAGTGATTCATCAGAAAGtgttttcttgttttttccTATTGATTCTTTGGAAAGGTGATATGTTTTTTCAGCGTAATTTTCAATGTGTCTCCTGAAGAATCCAAAAAGACCTAATGCAGCTTCAGCTTCTTTGGCGTTTCTTGGTTCAGGTAACTCAGAGATAGCTCTAACCTTTGCAGCTCTTGGAGATATACCATCTTTATGAATGTGAAAACCAAGGAAATCTACTTCAGTCTTTTACATTTCACTCTTTTCTcttgaaatgaataatagGTACATTCTACAATATAGAAGCATTCTAATGATTTCAATGAAATGTACCATGTAGTCGAGTTTTGAATGAACCAAAAGATCATCAAAGTATTGTAATAAACTTTTGATTTTTCCAAATATTTCGACCATCAATCTAGCGAATGTGGATGGAGAGTTGACTAAACCTTGTGGCATTCTAGTatattcaaatttaccaATATGTGTAATGAAAATGGTGTACTTTGCGTGTTCTGGATTAATTAACACTTGTAAATAACCCATAATCATGTCAAACTTTGAGAAAAGCTTTGAATATTTACATTGATTTAAAAGACTATCAACCGGAGTGAATGGATGATCGTCTCTAACAGtgactttatttatttgacgATAGTCGTGGACTACACGCCATGAATCTCTCTTCTTTAATAACATGATTGGGGATGAGTAATTTGATTCTGATCTTTTGATAATACCTAAATCTATAAATTTGAGAACCATTTCTTCGACATGTCTCTTATGATCATCTGTTGAGTAATAGATTTGTTTCTTTGTTGGTTCAACATCTTGATCTTTCTTTATTATGATATTATGTATGATATTACCTCTTCTGGAATTGTTAATCTGATCTGGAACATCAGGAAGTTTATCTACTATAACATCTTcgaatgaattattaatgaaatcaCGTACTGCTTGTatctcttcttcttctggATTATTTTTAACCAGTATATCACAAAGTTGTGATGGGATGCTTTCAATAAACTTTGTAACTTGTTCTTTgatatcttcatcatcatctagtAGATTATGTGACTGTGACTGATTATCATTGGATACGGTAACATGTTTTCTTGGAGCTTTTACATTACAATGTAATTGATTCGACTGttgataattaattttgtatGTACTGTTATTCAACTTgattattttatctttttggTTAATGATAGAGTCCTTAAGGATATCATTACCAAAAAGTACATCAATGATATccaattatatattaaagaaGTTATGAA
It encodes the following:
- a CDS encoding hypothetical protein (Slime mold (D.discoideum) transposon DIRS-1, complete, clone SB41); the encoded protein is MEGIKNLPSMVKQGYYMVKLDIKKAYLYVLVDPQYRDLFRFVWKGSHYRWKTMPFGLSTAPRIFTMLLRPVLRMLRDINVSVIAYLDDLLIVGSTKEECLSNLKKTMDLLVKLGFKLNLEKSVLELTQSITFLGLQIGSISMKLLVPKEKKKSVIKEIRNFLKLDCCSPRKLAGLKGKLVALKDAFRLSTRRTNKFHSQCLTLANGDWDQSFPIPQDVKSEISHWLTVLNQWNGKEISLFPSYDYVLTTDASESGAGATLKKGNKVIKTWSFQWSTTQSNMSSNRREMLALLMAYQALCQKLNNCKLKIQTDNTTTLSYINRQGGQIQDLSVLFEQLWKQCLKKKVNLIGEHIPGFFNVKAPQPSFREESQIIVQSNQELQLATEEGSVQSHPTSIRSNTDISVRISPQPSNEQLLNNQNECTPPRLESMEAMSGLPTTHSFAFYPGEDELIQFEEGFFNTDLPNLEISNLVSDDSSTSSSSSSSHVSSSTGNIPRSIDQTISRVDTNPDSTTLETGDYSTFQYHVMSFAGTTNTKTAELLMKSWEPSTLKVYSSSYTRFRNFCTLNSLNPANITLVVFMDYLTHLFKHKPPLAFSTINGHRSMLNQLLLLRNQTDIVNDPFITRIMTGIHKLRPSSAKYKEIWDANQVFKHLSTIKVIPKYTYTALLNKTLVLCKTFGLARSSDLVKWSFKGLIITTDSIKGPVINAKEQRNGVVSILELTSLDDTNSQVCPNEGEQLQVNDINSIVLSSLSKSGIDIAKFKSHSTRSSMASLLLSNNVPFHVVKKMGRWKSNDTVPVRNFLFFECSCVKVTHTNLQSIVTFVQSLIKQSNF